Proteins encoded within one genomic window of Humulus lupulus chromosome 1, drHumLupu1.1, whole genome shotgun sequence:
- the LOC133815003 gene encoding uncharacterized protein LOC133815003, producing MAYSRTKRYGEVQGSPPLCRCGCEAILGITWTIYNSRRRFYGCPRYKRNERDGCGFIHWIDPPSGERHNYDNGLFKRVEEIEGNLLQQQILVEKREEQVGKILMLMEDVKTGLCIFVVLLSFVLYLTLW from the exons AGGTATGGAGAAGTTCAAGGGAGTCCCCCTCTTTGTCGTTGTGGATGTGAGGCCATACTAGGCATAACGTGGACTATATACAATTCGAGGAGAAGGTTCTATGGCTGCCCAAGATACAAG agaaatgagagagacGGTTGTGGCTTTATTCATTGGATAGACCCTCCTAGTGGTGAAAGACATAATTATGATAATGGGTTGTTTAAAAGAGTAGAGGAGATCGAAGGTAATCTTTTGCAACAACAGATTTTGGTTGAGAAAAGAGAAGAACAAGTTGGAAAAATTTTGATGTTGATGGAGGATGTCAAAACTGGTCTCTGTATTTTTGTTGTACTTTTATCTTTTGTTTTGTACTTGACAT